A section of the Bacillus sp. HSf4 genome encodes:
- the flhF gene encoding flagellar biosynthesis protein FlhF: MKIKKFVAGSMQEATKQIRQELGNDAVILNSKKIQTRKFLGLVKKPGVEVIAVVDQDFSDSPKPLEKPKAAFPEQSFTPVKSDLADQVKELKQLLEVHRHDEPVDVLPEPLKKADRLLAKQGVSTAIRTKALGDLISTPLKNGEQWTEEQVLHRLTDALAELLPENPEKDMIIRSQYVVLFGPTGVGKTTTLAKLAATSVLEEQKRIAFITTDTYRIAAVDQLKTYAELLNAPLEVCYTKEEFQAAQQKFADFDHVFIDTAGRNFKDGQYVRELQETIPFERKIQAFLVLSATSKYEDMKELIRQFSSVPIDHLIFTKVDETDSLGSVMNLLAESRIGLGYMTNGQNVPEDIRCLSNASFVRLLTGC, from the coding sequence ATGAAAATCAAAAAGTTTGTAGCTGGTTCCATGCAGGAAGCCACAAAGCAAATAAGACAAGAGCTCGGAAATGACGCCGTGATCCTCAACTCCAAAAAGATCCAAACGAGAAAGTTTCTCGGTCTGGTCAAAAAGCCGGGCGTTGAAGTGATCGCTGTTGTTGACCAAGACTTTTCCGATTCGCCAAAACCGCTCGAGAAACCGAAAGCTGCTTTCCCAGAACAAAGCTTTACACCCGTAAAGTCTGATTTGGCAGACCAGGTCAAAGAGCTAAAACAACTGCTTGAAGTGCATCGGCATGACGAACCAGTTGATGTGTTGCCAGAGCCGCTGAAAAAAGCGGACCGGCTTCTCGCAAAGCAAGGTGTATCAACCGCCATCCGCACGAAAGCGTTGGGTGATTTAATCAGCACCCCTTTAAAAAACGGTGAACAGTGGACGGAAGAACAGGTGCTTCACCGCTTGACAGACGCTTTAGCCGAGCTTCTGCCTGAAAATCCTGAGAAAGATATGATCATTCGTTCACAGTATGTCGTCCTGTTCGGCCCGACCGGGGTCGGCAAAACGACGACATTGGCCAAGCTTGCCGCTACATCTGTACTGGAAGAACAAAAAAGAATCGCCTTTATTACGACAGATACATACAGGATTGCGGCCGTCGACCAGTTGAAAACGTATGCCGAGCTTCTGAATGCTCCGCTTGAAGTGTGCTATACGAAAGAGGAATTTCAAGCAGCACAGCAAAAATTTGCCGATTTCGATCATGTGTTCATCGATACAGCGGGCCGCAATTTCAAAGATGGACAATACGTCAGGGAGCTGCAGGAGACCATTCCGTTTGAACGGAAGATTCAGGCGTTTCTCGTCCTGTCTGCAACAAGCAAATATGAGGATATGAAAGAACTGATCAGACAGTTTTCCAGCGTCCCAATCGACCATTTGATTTTCACGAAAGTGGATGAAACCGATTCATTGGGGAGCGTCATGAATCTGCTGGCTGAATCGAGAATCGGTCTCGGCTATATGACAAACGGCCAAAACGTTCCGGAAGATATCCGCTGCTTGTCAAACGCATCTTTTGTCAGACTGCTTACGGGGTGTTGA
- a CDS encoding MinD/ParA family protein: MDQAESLRKRMEERLFEPPAVYRKKAKTLAVISGKGGVGKSNLSLNTALALSEKGKNVLLIDLDVGMGNIDILIGRQSLYTMMDVLNQKMPFDRAVSTGPKGVRYIAGGTGLNTLFELSREKWSFFLQELSAVMGDFDHVLFDMGAGLSKDQLPFVLAADEILVVTTPEPTSIMDAYSAIKHLALTRQKLQMKVVVNRCTSQKDGISAFLRLSKTVNAFLQENLAYAGPIPEDSIVSKAVVEQVPFLMKNPRSKPSRAVYLLADSLLEDDNKDPGETRSFIDKLSSFLRRGNAT, encoded by the coding sequence ATGGATCAGGCAGAAAGCTTACGAAAACGAATGGAAGAGCGCCTTTTCGAGCCGCCCGCCGTGTATCGAAAAAAAGCGAAAACACTGGCTGTGATCAGCGGCAAGGGAGGCGTGGGAAAGTCCAATCTATCGCTGAATACGGCGCTGGCACTTTCAGAAAAAGGAAAAAACGTCCTTTTGATCGATCTTGATGTCGGAATGGGGAACATCGACATCCTGATCGGCCGGCAGTCTCTTTACACCATGATGGATGTATTGAATCAAAAAATGCCTTTTGACCGCGCTGTCTCTACAGGTCCGAAGGGGGTTCGATATATTGCGGGCGGGACGGGGCTGAACACGCTGTTTGAATTAAGCCGTGAGAAATGGTCGTTTTTTCTTCAGGAACTGTCAGCTGTTATGGGGGATTTTGACCATGTGCTGTTTGACATGGGAGCGGGATTGTCAAAAGACCAGCTGCCCTTCGTCCTTGCAGCCGACGAAATCCTGGTTGTCACCACGCCTGAGCCGACATCCATTATGGATGCCTACAGTGCAATCAAGCATCTGGCGCTGACCCGGCAGAAGCTGCAGATGAAGGTCGTTGTCAACCGCTGCACAAGCCAAAAGGACGGAATATCCGCTTTTCTGCGCCTTTCCAAAACAGTAAACGCGTTTTTGCAGGAAAACCTGGCATACGCAGGACCGATTCCTGAGGATTCGATCGTCTCAAAAGCCGTTGTGGAGCAGGTTCCGTTTCTGATGAAGAATCCGCGCTCAAAACCGAGCAGGGCGGTTTACCTTTTGGCAGATTCGCTGCTTGAGGACGACAACAAGGATCCCGGTGAAACTCGGTCGTTTATCGATAAATTATCTTCATTTTTGAGGAGGGGCAATGCAACATGA
- a CDS encoding chemotaxis response regulator protein-glutamate methylesterase: MIRVLVVDDSAFMRKMITKFLTTNHQIAVAGTARNGEEALQKIKELRPDVVTLDMEMPVMNGKETLKRIMADDPLPVVMVSSLTQQGAEITIECLELGAVDFVAKPSGSISIDLYKVRDTMIEKVVTAGRAKVKARPAPLPMKAEPASGSMNINNPTRSPAAKQLVCIGTSTGGPKALQRVLPRLPKTMKAPVFVVQHMPAGFTASLANRLNHLSEVTVKEAEDGERAKNGWVYIAPGGKNMSVRLDMGELVISLDNRDTASRHKPSVDYLFNSLASLRDFEKIAVIMTGMGSDGTEGVKGLLTHGGGKVIAESAESSVVFGMPKAVINTGLADEIKHVDEIAAAIMTYMKKERA, translated from the coding sequence ATGATTCGTGTTCTTGTCGTTGATGACTCTGCTTTTATGAGAAAAATGATCACCAAGTTTTTAACAACCAATCATCAGATTGCTGTGGCAGGAACGGCAAGAAACGGAGAGGAAGCGCTCCAAAAAATAAAGGAGCTCCGTCCGGATGTGGTTACGCTAGACATGGAAATGCCTGTGATGAACGGAAAAGAAACATTGAAAAGGATCATGGCAGACGACCCTCTACCCGTCGTCATGGTATCGAGCCTGACGCAGCAGGGGGCGGAAATCACGATTGAATGTCTTGAGCTCGGGGCGGTTGATTTTGTCGCGAAGCCTTCAGGATCCATTTCCATCGACCTGTACAAAGTAAGGGACACCATGATTGAAAAGGTGGTGACGGCCGGACGGGCGAAGGTGAAAGCCCGCCCTGCACCGCTGCCAATGAAGGCAGAGCCCGCGTCAGGTTCGATGAATATCAATAATCCGACACGTTCGCCCGCTGCAAAGCAGCTTGTTTGCATCGGTACATCAACAGGGGGACCGAAAGCGCTGCAAAGAGTGCTTCCTAGGCTTCCCAAAACCATGAAGGCGCCTGTTTTTGTTGTTCAGCATATGCCCGCGGGGTTTACGGCCTCATTGGCAAACAGGCTGAACCACCTCTCTGAAGTAACCGTGAAGGAGGCTGAAGACGGTGAGAGAGCGAAAAACGGCTGGGTCTATATTGCCCCCGGAGGGAAAAACATGTCCGTGCGTCTTGATATGGGCGAATTGGTGATTTCCCTCGATAACCGCGATACAGCCAGTCGCCATAAACCATCTGTCGACTATCTGTTCAACTCGCTGGCATCGCTCAGAGACTTTGAAAAAATCGCCGTCATCATGACTGGAATGGGAAGCGACGGGACGGAAGGCGTCAAAGGCCTTTTGACGCACGGAGGAGGAAAGGTGATCGCCGAATCTGCCGAATCGTCCGTCGTATTCGGGATGCCAAAGGCAGTCATCAACACCGGACTTGCGGATGAGATCAAACATGTTGATGAAATTGCTGCAGCTATTATGACTTATATGAAAAAAGAGAGGGCGTGA
- a CDS encoding chemotaxis protein CheA — protein MEMNQYLDVFIEESKEHLQTCNEKLLELEKNPSDLQLVNDIFRAAHTLKGMSATMGYEDMAHLTHSLENVLDAIRNEEMTITSDWMDVMFEALDDLEAIVLSIIDGGDGKRNVSEVCAKLDVTGANKETAAAVETAAAESSGAKWTYDEFQRTVIAEAEEQGFTCYEIAVSLKEDCLLKGVRVYMVFEQLNEIGEVVKTIPETEVLEAEDFDSEFNICFLSKQKADEIFSKINSVSEIEKIEVTELKNDFSAAEQQNPAPDKADAPKEKVEKPKKAKQAQDKKEAAKPAAGGGTKTIRVNIDRLDSLMNLFEELVIDRGRLEQIAKELEHGELTETVERMTRISGDLQSIILNMRMVPVETVFNRFPRMVRQLTKELNKKIELTIFGAETELDRTVIDEIGDPLVHLLRNSLDHGIEAPEVRVKNGKPETGQVRLKAYHSGNHVFIEVEDDGAGINRKKVLEKALERNVITEREAETIEDHEIDALIFAPGFSTADQISDISGRGVGLDVVKSKLESLGGSVSIKSSEGEGSLFSIQLPLTLSIISVLLVKLEKETFAIPISSIIETAVIDKKDILQTHDREVIDFRGHIVPVVYLKEQFKVEDSSDDLDQLHVIVVKKGDKLTAFVVDSFIGQQEVVLKSLGDYLTNVFAISGATILGDGQVALIIDCNALIK, from the coding sequence ATGGAGATGAACCAATATTTAGACGTCTTTATTGAAGAAAGTAAAGAACATTTGCAAACCTGTAATGAAAAATTGCTCGAACTCGAAAAAAACCCATCAGATCTGCAGCTTGTCAACGATATTTTCCGAGCGGCTCACACCTTAAAAGGAATGAGCGCGACAATGGGCTATGAAGATATGGCTCATTTAACACACAGCCTTGAAAATGTGCTGGACGCCATCCGCAACGAGGAGATGACCATTACCTCAGACTGGATGGATGTCATGTTTGAAGCGCTCGATGATCTGGAAGCGATCGTCCTTTCGATCATTGACGGCGGCGACGGCAAAAGGAATGTCTCCGAAGTCTGCGCCAAGCTCGATGTAACCGGGGCTAACAAAGAAACAGCAGCAGCGGTTGAAACAGCCGCTGCCGAATCCTCCGGCGCGAAATGGACTTATGACGAATTTCAGCGAACAGTCATAGCCGAAGCGGAAGAGCAGGGCTTTACATGCTATGAAATTGCCGTTTCCCTTAAAGAGGACTGCCTCTTAAAAGGTGTGCGCGTGTATATGGTGTTCGAGCAGCTAAATGAAATCGGCGAGGTCGTCAAAACGATTCCGGAGACGGAAGTCCTTGAAGCCGAAGATTTCGATTCAGAATTCAACATCTGCTTTTTAAGCAAACAAAAAGCAGACGAGATTTTCAGCAAAATAAACAGCGTTTCCGAAATCGAGAAAATAGAAGTAACGGAGCTGAAAAACGACTTTTCGGCAGCAGAACAACAGAATCCCGCTCCTGATAAAGCAGACGCTCCCAAAGAGAAGGTAGAAAAGCCGAAAAAAGCAAAACAGGCGCAAGACAAAAAAGAAGCGGCAAAACCGGCCGCAGGCGGCGGAACGAAAACGATCCGCGTTAACATTGACCGCCTCGATTCTTTAATGAACCTGTTCGAAGAACTTGTCATTGACAGGGGGCGCTTAGAGCAAATCGCCAAAGAGCTGGAACACGGCGAATTAACGGAAACCGTCGAACGGATGACAAGAATTTCCGGAGATTTGCAGTCGATCATTCTCAATATGAGAATGGTGCCGGTCGAAACGGTGTTCAACCGATTCCCGCGCATGGTCCGCCAGCTGACGAAGGAATTAAACAAAAAGATTGAACTTACCATTTTCGGAGCGGAAACAGAACTTGACCGTACAGTTATCGATGAAATCGGCGACCCGCTCGTCCATCTGTTGAGAAACAGCCTTGACCACGGGATTGAAGCGCCTGAAGTCAGGGTCAAAAACGGAAAGCCTGAAACAGGCCAAGTCCGCCTGAAAGCCTACCATAGCGGAAACCATGTCTTCATCGAAGTAGAGGATGACGGTGCGGGCATCAACCGTAAAAAAGTGCTGGAAAAAGCGCTTGAGCGCAATGTCATTACTGAACGTGAAGCGGAAACCATCGAAGACCACGAGATCGATGCGCTGATTTTTGCGCCGGGATTTTCAACGGCCGATCAAATCTCCGATATTTCCGGACGCGGCGTCGGATTGGACGTTGTCAAGAGCAAGCTTGAATCACTTGGCGGATCTGTCAGCATCAAATCTAGCGAAGGCGAAGGATCGCTCTTTTCGATTCAGCTGCCGCTGACACTATCCATCATATCCGTGCTGTTAGTCAAGCTTGAAAAAGAAACGTTCGCGATCCCGATTTCTTCTATTATAGAAACGGCTGTCATCGACAAGAAGGACATCCTTCAAACGCATGACCGCGAAGTCATTGATTTCAGGGGCCATATCGTGCCGGTGGTTTACCTGAAAGAGCAGTTTAAAGTCGAGGATTCTTCAGATGATCTTGATCAGCTTCATGTCATCGTCGTGAAGAAAGGAGATAAGCTGACGGCCTTTGTTGTCGACTCCTTTATCGGCCAGCAGGAAGTCGTATTAAAATCACTGGGTGATTATTTAACAAATGTCTTTGCCATTTCTGGTGCGACGATTTTGGGAGACGGACAAGTTGCCCTGATCATCGATTGCAACGCCCTTATTAAATAG
- a CDS encoding chemotaxis protein CheW: MTTQTTTGEKMIVFKVNHKEYAISVSEVMSIEKWQQPTRVPGVESYICGVINLRGVVTPVIDLRKRIGAPGDTITDETRIIIITHQDIEVGWVVDEANDVITVEEGEIESAPETSRKDGRQWIKGIVKQGSRLLNLIDSEAVLNRKSSLAAASENAKK; the protein is encoded by the coding sequence TTGACCACACAGACAACCACCGGTGAAAAAATGATCGTATTCAAAGTGAATCATAAAGAATATGCCATATCTGTTTCAGAAGTCATGTCGATTGAAAAGTGGCAGCAGCCTACAAGGGTGCCAGGAGTTGAATCTTATATTTGCGGTGTCATCAATTTAAGAGGTGTCGTCACACCTGTCATTGATTTAAGGAAGCGGATCGGGGCGCCTGGAGACACGATCACGGATGAAACGAGAATTATCATCATCACCCATCAGGACATTGAAGTCGGCTGGGTGGTAGATGAAGCCAATGACGTTATCACCGTTGAAGAAGGGGAAATCGAATCAGCTCCGGAAACTTCCAGAAAAGATGGCAGACAATGGATTAAAGGGATTGTCAAACAAGGCTCCAGACTTCTGAACCTGATCGACTCTGAAGCCGTGTTAAACAGGAAGTCAAGCCTTGCTGCAGCTTCCGAAAATGCGAAGAAATAA
- a CDS encoding chemotaxis protein CheC, producing MSIFNGIKEEHLDILREVGNIGAGHSASALANLLNRKIEMEVPFVKLMSFDELVNLFGGADLPVASIFLRMEGDFPGSMFVIMPFSEAEQLVRELVSNPEFKIDQMTPDDMGASALHELGNIMAGSYLTALANLTNRQMYPSVPELTLDMFGAVISEGLIELSQVGDQVIVIDNSIFDEENNRKVKAHLFLLPDYDSFEKLFHSLGAAL from the coding sequence ATGAGCATTTTTAACGGAATTAAAGAAGAGCATCTTGATATTTTGCGTGAAGTCGGAAATATTGGAGCGGGCCACTCTGCCTCTGCTTTAGCGAATTTGCTGAACAGAAAAATCGAGATGGAAGTGCCGTTCGTCAAACTGATGTCGTTTGATGAGCTTGTGAATCTGTTCGGCGGTGCAGACCTTCCCGTAGCCAGCATCTTTTTGCGCATGGAAGGGGATTTTCCGGGCTCAATGTTCGTTATTATGCCTTTTTCAGAGGCTGAACAACTGGTCAGGGAGCTTGTTTCCAACCCCGAATTTAAAATCGATCAAATGACACCGGACGATATGGGCGCCTCCGCTCTGCACGAACTGGGGAATATTATGGCGGGTTCGTATTTGACAGCTTTAGCAAATTTGACAAACCGGCAGATGTATCCGAGCGTCCCGGAGCTGACGCTTGACATGTTCGGAGCCGTCATCAGCGAAGGCCTGATCGAGCTCAGCCAAGTCGGAGACCAGGTCATTGTCATTGACAACTCCATATTTGACGAAGAGAACAACCGGAAGGTAAAAGCGCATTTGTTCCTTTTGCCCGACTACGATTCGTTTGAAAAGCTCTTTCATTCGTTGGGTGCAGCGCTATGA
- a CDS encoding chemotaxis protein CheD, which yields MKMIEKETAIIRVGIADVKIAHSPDRIRTSGLGSCVGLVIYDLEQKTAGLVHVMLPDSSLSKTADINLAKYADTAVSATVNMLLEAGCRKFALKAKMAGGAEMFKFKMTNDLMKVGPRNVLAIKKHLSLLNIPIISEDTGGNSGRTIEFDPQSAELVIRTVKQGVTTI from the coding sequence ATGAAAATGATAGAAAAAGAGACTGCTATTATCAGAGTGGGCATTGCCGATGTGAAAATCGCCCACAGCCCCGACAGGATCCGGACATCTGGCCTCGGTTCCTGCGTCGGGCTTGTCATTTATGATCTCGAACAAAAGACGGCGGGGCTCGTCCACGTCATGCTTCCCGATTCTTCCCTTTCAAAGACAGCGGATATCAATCTGGCAAAATATGCGGACACCGCTGTCAGTGCAACGGTCAACATGCTGCTGGAAGCAGGCTGCCGAAAGTTTGCCCTGAAAGCGAAGATGGCCGGGGGAGCGGAAATGTTTAAATTTAAGATGACAAATGATCTGATGAAAGTCGGGCCAAGAAATGTACTGGCGATTAAAAAACATCTATCTCTCTTGAATATCCCGATTATAAGCGAGGATACAGGCGGAAACAGCGGAAGGACGATCGAGTTTGATCCGCAGTCGGCCGAGCTTGTCATCCGGACAGTAAAACAAGGTGTAACAACGATTTAA
- a CDS encoding FliA/WhiG family RNA polymerase sigma factor, with translation MQSLNYEDQMLWSRWKEWKDPQAGDDLIRRYMPLVTYHVGRIAVGLPKSVHKDDLVSLGMLGLYDALEKFDPGRDLKFDTYASFRIRGAIIDGLRKEDWLPRTSREKTKKVEAAIEKLEQRYLRNVSPSEIAEELGMTEQDVVTTINEGFFANLLSIDEKLHDHEDGENVQVMIRDDKTSTPEEKMLKDELISQLAEKINELSEKEQIVISLFYKEELTLTEIGQVLNLSTSRISQIHSKALFKLKHLLDKAVQS, from the coding sequence ATGCAATCCTTGAACTATGAAGATCAGATGCTTTGGTCGCGGTGGAAAGAATGGAAAGATCCTCAGGCCGGCGATGATTTAATCCGCCGCTATATGCCGCTTGTCACTTATCATGTCGGCCGGATAGCCGTCGGCTTGCCCAAATCCGTTCACAAAGACGATTTGGTCAGCCTCGGCATGCTGGGTTTGTATGATGCCCTTGAAAAATTTGACCCGGGGAGGGATCTGAAGTTTGATACATACGCTTCTTTCAGAATCAGGGGCGCTATTATCGACGGTCTCAGAAAAGAGGATTGGCTTCCGAGAACATCCCGGGAAAAAACGAAAAAGGTGGAGGCTGCGATTGAAAAGCTTGAACAGCGCTACTTGCGCAATGTATCGCCAAGCGAAATCGCAGAGGAACTGGGAATGACTGAACAAGATGTCGTCACAACCATCAACGAAGGATTTTTTGCAAATCTCCTTTCAATCGATGAAAAGCTTCACGACCATGAAGACGGAGAGAATGTTCAGGTCATGATAAGGGATGACAAAACGAGCACACCCGAGGAAAAAATGCTCAAAGACGAGCTGATCTCGCAGCTTGCAGAAAAAATAAACGAGCTTTCCGAAAAAGAACAGATTGTGATCAGCTTATTCTATAAAGAAGAGCTGACGCTGACGGAAATTGGCCAGGTTTTGAATTTGTCCACCTCCCGCATTTCCCAGATCCACTCCAAGGCGCTTTTTAAATTGAAGCACCTTCTTGATAAAGCGGTACAATCATGA